From Chloroflexota bacterium, one genomic window encodes:
- a CDS encoding FHA domain-containing protein, whose protein sequence is MFKLVSRFTLLGLILALIPVGAIAQSAARAILHPLNTNAFPEISTYLQAYDSGGNFVHDLTPESVTIIEDDKDLPISEIRQLTPGAQFVVAINMGPAYAIQGAEGLTRYEDIRQALGAWIDTYPIDQKNDDLSIITNDDFSGLHYNRPVAWLSKMREYEPNYDNAVPSLDLLGSAISIAAEPSQPGTGRGILLITPIPGEDSLAALPSLAALAKQSEIRVYIWMISSRAYFDSNGAQRLAQFAQQTGGRLFAYSGEEPLPSIDPYIEPLRYAYNLRYQSQISEGATHQVSARISNNFINATSEGVSFELSIQPPNPIFISPPLEIQRTEQNAPERNPNESPQFAPLSQTVEILVEFPDGHLRNLQRTSLYVDGEVVAENTAPPFDRFTWDLTSYTENTAPLIWVEAIDELGLRGNSIEHQVSILNNLVPFSLFTLIRQNMPLAMGISAALVLSMAAFLLILRGNLRPKAMGRLILRKRAVPPLEPGPAQVEATPPADLPVEEAARPRPSRRRVAQWVNRINWPKRGDSAPAPDYLELDEENRIPLLQRELTFGSDPQQASIVFDDDSVDALHARLVRSADQRFYLSDESSIAGTWLNFQPLTTEGAPLQHGDTILIGRVQFQYKISNIQEIPKPKVTLQETL, encoded by the coding sequence ATCCCTGTGGGCGCAATCGCACAGAGCGCCGCTCGGGCCATCCTTCACCCACTCAATACCAACGCATTTCCGGAAATATCCACCTACCTGCAGGCATACGACAGCGGTGGTAATTTTGTGCATGACCTTACCCCTGAAAGCGTTACCATCATTGAAGATGACAAAGACTTACCGATCAGCGAAATTCGCCAACTCACTCCCGGCGCACAATTTGTGGTGGCAATCAATATGGGTCCGGCCTATGCTATTCAGGGCGCCGAAGGTTTAACCCGCTACGAGGATATCCGCCAGGCCCTCGGCGCGTGGATTGATACCTACCCTATCGATCAGAAAAATGACGATCTCAGTATCATTACCAACGATGATTTTTCGGGATTGCACTATAACCGTCCCGTAGCCTGGTTGTCGAAAATGCGCGAGTATGAACCCAATTACGATAACGCGGTTCCCAGCCTCGATCTGCTCGGCAGCGCCATCAGCATCGCGGCTGAACCCTCCCAACCCGGAACCGGACGCGGCATCCTGCTGATTACCCCCATCCCCGGCGAAGATAGTCTTGCTGCGCTGCCCAGCCTGGCGGCGCTTGCCAAACAAAGCGAAATCCGCGTATATATCTGGATGATTTCCTCGCGCGCCTATTTCGATAGCAACGGCGCGCAACGCCTGGCGCAATTCGCGCAACAAACCGGAGGGCGTTTGTTTGCCTATTCGGGGGAAGAGCCACTTCCATCCATAGACCCCTATATCGAACCATTACGCTACGCCTACAACCTGCGCTATCAATCCCAAATTTCCGAGGGCGCAACTCACCAGGTTAGCGCCCGTATCAGCAACAACTTTATCAATGCCACCAGCGAAGGCGTATCGTTTGAACTCAGCATACAGCCGCCAAACCCCATCTTTATTTCGCCCCCTCTGGAAATCCAGCGCACCGAACAAAATGCCCCCGAGCGTAATCCGAATGAATCACCGCAATTCGCCCCCCTCAGCCAAACCGTGGAAATTCTCGTTGAATTCCCCGATGGGCACCTGCGTAATTTACAGCGCACCAGCCTGTATGTAGATGGCGAAGTCGTTGCCGAAAATACAGCCCCACCCTTCGACCGCTTCACCTGGGACCTTACCAGTTACACCGAAAACACTGCGCCGCTGATCTGGGTTGAGGCCATCGACGAACTGGGTTTACGCGGCAACAGCATTGAGCATCAGGTCAGCATTCTTAACAACCTGGTTCCGTTCAGTCTCTTTACCCTTATCCGGCAAAATATGCCTTTGGCGATGGGGATCAGCGCGGCTTTGGTGCTCAGCATGGCTGCTTTTCTACTGATTTTGCGCGGCAATTTGCGCCCCAAAGCTATGGGACGGTTGATTCTGCGCAAGCGGGCGGTACCGCCCCTGGAGCCAGGCCCAGCGCAAGTAGAAGCCACACCCCCCGCAGATTTGCCCGTTGAAGAAGCCGCGCGCCCCCGGCCATCCCGCCGACGCGTTGCACAATGGGTCAATCGCATCAACTGGCCGAAACGCGGCGACTCTGCCCCGGCGCCCGATTATCTCGAACTTGATGAGGAAAACCGCATTCCCCTGCTCCAGCGCGAACTCACTTTCGGAAGCGATCCACAGCAAGCCAGCATTGTCTTTGATGACGACAGCGTCGATGCACTGCACGCGCGCCTGGTGCGCTCGGCAGATCAGCGCTTCTATCTTTCCGACGAAAGCTCTATTGCCGGTACCTGGCTTAATTTCCAGCCACTCACCACCGAGGGCGCGCCGCTGCAACATGGTGATACAATTCTCATCGGACGCGTTCAATTCCAGTACAAAATCAGCAATATACAAGAAATCCCCAAACCCAAAGTCACTCTTCAGGAGACTCTGTGA
- a CDS encoding serine/threonine-protein phosphatase codes for MIPKEHAHIVVAAITHPGMSGKNNEDRYGVSAHLLSKDEPTPSLLAIVADGIGGHQAGEIAAEIAVDTISSMVAESRGDDPQGILETAIIAAGQAVHAQSTLDTTQHGMGSTCACAWVIDRQLYTATVGDSRIYLLRDGQIRQLSVDHTWVQEAIEFGIINPDQARGHPQAHIIRRYLGSKSATEPDFRIMLENGQSNEQAVANQGMQMLPGDGLVLCSDGLTDLVDDDEIRAVLAQNPLEAGLQKLVDMANARGGHDNITIVTLEIPKDEQLNIKPKQKTNKKLLWFAGVLAALLMVLLVAALAFFAWRFTNTPATPSPMPQNTLPAIIETQFPPTQTQQIAPTVAATLTPEPTPIRETYTPWPTSTP; via the coding sequence GTGATTCCAAAAGAACATGCGCATATCGTGGTGGCGGCGATCACGCACCCCGGCATGAGCGGAAAAAACAACGAAGACCGTTATGGCGTTTCAGCGCATTTGCTCAGCAAAGATGAGCCAACACCATCGCTGCTGGCAATTGTCGCCGACGGCATCGGCGGGCATCAGGCTGGGGAAATTGCCGCAGAAATTGCCGTAGACACGATCAGCAGCATGGTGGCCGAGAGCCGCGGCGATGATCCACAGGGCATTCTGGAAACTGCGATCATTGCTGCAGGGCAGGCGGTTCACGCACAATCGACATTAGACACGACCCAGCACGGTATGGGTTCTACCTGCGCCTGCGCCTGGGTTATTGATCGGCAGTTATACACGGCTACAGTCGGCGATTCGCGCATTTACCTGCTGCGCGATGGACAGATCCGCCAACTCAGTGTTGACCATACCTGGGTGCAAGAAGCAATTGAATTTGGCATTATCAACCCCGATCAAGCGCGCGGACATCCGCAGGCGCATATTATCCGCCGTTATCTTGGCTCAAAAAGCGCCACCGAACCCGATTTCCGCATCATGCTTGAAAACGGGCAAAGCAATGAGCAGGCGGTTGCCAATCAGGGTATGCAGATGCTGCCCGGCGACGGGCTGGTGCTGTGCAGCGATGGTTTGACGGACCTGGTCGATGATGATGAAATCCGGGCTGTTTTAGCGCAAAATCCGCTGGAAGCCGGGCTGCAAAAACTGGTGGATATGGCGAATGCGCGCGGCGGTCATGATAATATCACCATTGTGACGTTGGAAATCCCCAAAGATGAGCAACTAAACATCAAACCCAAGCAGAAAACCAACAAGAAATTGCTATGGTTTGCCGGAGTTCTAGCCGCGCTCTTGATGGTTTTACTTGTGGCGGCGCTGGCCTTTTTCGCCTGGCGTTTTACCAACACCCCGGCGACGCCTTCCCCCATGCCGCAGAATACGCTCCCGGCGATCATCGAAACCCAGTTCCCCCCGACACAAACACAGCAAATCGCGCCAACTGTTGCCGCAACCCTCACGCCAGAGCCTACCCCCATCCGCGAAACCTATACCCCCTGGCCGACTTCAACACCTTAA